From a single Candidatus Saccharibacteria bacterium genomic region:
- a CDS encoding class I SAM-dependent methyltransferase gives MTQFEGHKLISDQIDSIELTVIVRELRRVLEALVEGDAVEFGCFVGTTSLFLQRSLETFPRTILGKPNEEIASPKPFQGLSLENLEKPEEQTKLLWLYDSFEGLPEKSKQDSSPAGLQFKTGELSASKKQLILNFKKAGLRLPKIKKAWFSELSPDDLPDKICFAFLDGDYYESIKDSLKLIWPKLSKGSVVIVDDYTNEALPGAATAVSEWLVAHKASLKVESSLAILSKE, from the coding sequence ATGACACAATTTGAGGGTCACAAGTTAATCTCTGATCAAATTGATTCGATCGAACTAACTGTAATCGTACGTGAGTTACGCCGTGTATTAGAAGCGCTAGTAGAGGGTGACGCTGTTGAGTTTGGTTGCTTCGTTGGTACTACTAGTTTGTTTCTCCAACGGTCTCTCGAAACCTTTCCAAGGACTATCCTTGGAAAGCCTAACGAAGAAATAGCTAGCCCAAAACCTTTCCAAGGACTATCCTTGGAAAACTTGGAAAAACCGGAGGAACAAACTAAGCTTTTGTGGTTGTATGATAGCTTTGAGGGTTTGCCGGAAAAGTCCAAGCAAGACTCTAGCCCAGCTGGTCTTCAGTTTAAAACTGGTGAGCTATCTGCATCGAAAAAACAGCTAATCCTAAACTTCAAAAAAGCCGGTCTTCGCCTACCAAAAATTAAAAAAGCTTGGTTCTCCGAGTTGAGCCCTGACGATCTACCTGATAAGATCTGCTTTGCTTTTTTGGACGGCGACTATTATGAATCTATAAAAGATAGTCTTAAATTGATCTGGCCAAAACTTTCCAAAGGCTCAGTAGTAATTGTGGACGACTACACAAACGAAGCGTTGCCCGGTGCTGCAACTGCTGTCAGTGAGTGGCTAGTAGCTCACAAAGCTAGCCTAAAAGTCGAAAGCAGCCTAGCAATTTTATCTAAAGAATAA
- a CDS encoding EVE domain-containing protein, whose translation MNYFLVKADPDHDYSIDDLERDSTTIWDGVHNFAAIGFIKQMKPGDKVFVYHSGKQKAVVGLAEVADTPFENKADPRPSWAVELRYLKHFDKPLTLQEIKAQPSLKDFKLVRESRLSVMPLTNEALSFFKERQIA comes from the coding sequence ATGAATTACTTTTTAGTGAAGGCCGATCCTGATCATGATTACTCAATCGACGATCTTGAGCGCGACAGTACAACAATTTGGGACGGGGTTCACAACTTCGCCGCTATTGGTTTCATAAAGCAGATGAAGCCTGGCGACAAAGTATTCGTTTACCATTCAGGTAAGCAAAAAGCCGTGGTTGGACTAGCTGAAGTAGCCGATACGCCTTTTGAGAATAAGGCTGATCCGCGACCTAGCTGGGCGGTAGAGCTTAGGTACTTAAAACATTTTGATAAACCTCTGACCTTACAAGAAATAAAAGCTCAGCCAAGCCTCAAAGATTTTAAACTTGTCCGAGAATCGCGGCTATCTGTTATGCCTCTGACAAATGAGGCCCTCAGTTTTTTTAAGGAGAGACAGATTGCGTAA
- a CDS encoding magnesium transporter CorA family protein produces the protein MITNYFSNRVTPLSVIEDAKAGCLVYIEDPSEEELTYLEGQGLDIDLLRDGLDPNEAPRIEDWDKRTYIYSRYVLPATAKQTTTPVLIVFGVDTLYVVTKQPFEGLIKLINSGQITTSKRAQTLLQILNIIQRSYKLSILAIAKRIWQIRSQLNKSEIKNEDFISFIDLEEDLNDFLLALEPMNTLLNHLLTGKSIRLYEDDRDLMEDLELGSEELINQTDSQLKTIKNIREAYSTITANNLNKVFKLMTSITILMGIFTLITGVYSMNIALPAAHNPQAFWIIFSLTMGLIGLATYFFRKNKWL, from the coding sequence GTGATAACAAATTATTTTAGCAATCGGGTAACTCCTTTAAGTGTCATCGAAGATGCCAAAGCAGGGTGTCTAGTTTATATCGAAGATCCTTCAGAGGAAGAGCTTACATATTTAGAAGGGCAGGGGCTTGATATAGACTTGCTACGAGACGGCCTAGACCCAAACGAAGCTCCGCGTATTGAGGATTGGGACAAGCGTACATATATCTATAGCCGTTATGTCTTGCCGGCCACGGCCAAGCAGACCACAACCCCAGTGCTAATAGTTTTCGGTGTTGATACGCTGTATGTAGTTACAAAACAACCTTTTGAAGGCTTAATAAAGCTTATTAACAGTGGGCAGATAACCACAAGTAAACGTGCGCAAACACTTCTGCAAATCCTAAACATCATTCAACGCAGCTATAAATTGAGTATTTTGGCTATTGCCAAACGTATTTGGCAGATTCGATCACAGCTCAACAAGTCGGAGATCAAAAATGAAGATTTCATTAGTTTTATTGACCTCGAAGAGGACCTCAACGACTTCCTTCTGGCGCTTGAGCCGATGAATACGCTTCTAAACCACCTGCTTACAGGCAAATCGATTAGATTGTATGAAGATGACCGAGATCTTATGGAGGATCTTGAGCTCGGCAGTGAGGAGCTGATTAACCAGACTGATTCGCAACTCAAAACCATAAAAAACATTCGTGAAGCTTATAGTACAATTACCGCCAACAACCTCAATAAAGTTTTTAAACTAATGACCAGCATTACGATTTTAATGGGTATTTTTACACTAATAACTGGTGTGTACAGTATGAACATCGCGCTGCCGGCGGCCCATAATCCTCAAGCTTTTTGGATAATCTTTAGCCTTACTATGGGGCTTATCGGGCTAGCGACTTACTTTTTTAGAAAAAATAAATGGCTTTAG
- a CDS encoding undecaprenyl-diphosphate phosphatase, whose amino-acid sequence MLLILKAIFLGVVEGLTEFLPISSTGHLIVAERVIGFKDAAELFTVVVQIGAIAAVVWYYRVDILSKVTGLFKREDKSIKFWVNLIIATIPAGLIGLALDKTLQKYAVPRTVAWALILGGMALLAVEVYHRAPRSPSAARLDEVTPKQALGVGFAQVMALIPGVSRSGATIVGGLLAGLDRVTATAFSFYLSIPIMVLASGYKLAKHHSEISSLPGGAAALAAGVISAFVTGLFAVSWLIKYISKHNFKGFAYYRIAFGCLILALLALGYLN is encoded by the coding sequence ATGTTACTGATCTTGAAGGCTATTTTCCTAGGGGTGGTCGAAGGGTTAACTGAGTTTTTGCCAATAAGCAGCACGGGGCATTTGATTGTCGCTGAGCGAGTCATTGGCTTCAAAGATGCGGCTGAGCTTTTTACCGTCGTAGTGCAAATTGGAGCAATTGCAGCCGTAGTTTGGTATTATCGAGTCGATATACTTAGTAAAGTTACCGGATTATTCAAAAGGGAAGATAAAAGTATAAAGTTTTGGGTAAATCTGATAATTGCGACCATCCCTGCTGGCTTAATTGGGCTAGCTCTAGACAAGACTCTACAAAAATATGCTGTGCCTCGAACTGTAGCTTGGGCTTTAATTTTGGGTGGTATGGCGCTTCTGGCAGTAGAGGTTTATCACCGTGCACCTCGTAGCCCGTCCGCCGCGAGGCTTGATGAGGTGACGCCAAAGCAAGCTCTTGGTGTTGGGTTTGCCCAAGTGATGGCGCTAATCCCGGGTGTTTCTCGATCGGGCGCCACGATTGTCGGTGGCTTGCTAGCTGGACTTGATCGAGTAACTGCTACGGCTTTTTCGTTTTATTTGAGTATACCGATCATGGTTTTGGCTAGCGGTTACAAACTAGCCAAACATCATAGTGAAATCTCTAGCTTGCCTGGCGGCGCGGCGGCGTTAGCAGCTGGTGTGATTTCGGCGTTTGTGACGGGATTATTTGCGGTAAGCTGGCTAATAAAGTATATCTCAAAGCACAATTTCAAAGGCTTCGCTTATTACCGTATCGCGTTCGGCTGTTTGATCTTGGCGCTTTTGGCTTTAGGCTATCTAAACTAA
- a CDS encoding nicotinate-nicotinamide nucleotide adenylyltransferase, which yields MVILSVLLAATKPNAARAFRMVGVFSGTFDPIHNGHLELAKMAYEQAGLVKVVLLLDSTPRRKNNVTDLKHRLAMCQLVANENKWLEVISLNEAEFTIAHTLPVLQRRYGKNLSFIMGSDVFEHIAEWQGINTLVNYCSFIVGLRSHEGAMVQKVAKSIGVEAKIIKGLSPISSTQIRVDQQIRSRDTPPAVSNYILQNNLYP from the coding sequence ATGGTCATTTTGAGTGTCCTGCTTGCCGCTACAAAACCAAATGCTGCGAGGGCATTTAGGATGGTTGGAGTTTTTAGCGGCACTTTTGACCCCATTCACAATGGGCATCTGGAGTTAGCTAAGATGGCGTATGAGCAGGCTGGCCTAGTTAAAGTGGTACTGCTTCTCGATTCTACCCCTCGTCGTAAAAATAACGTTACGGATCTCAAGCACAGATTGGCGATGTGCCAGTTAGTTGCAAATGAAAACAAATGGCTCGAAGTAATTAGTCTAAATGAGGCGGAATTCACCATTGCCCACACATTACCAGTATTGCAAAGACGCTACGGCAAAAACCTTAGTTTCATAATGGGTAGCGATGTTTTTGAACACATCGCCGAGTGGCAGGGCATCAACACACTAGTAAATTATTGTAGTTTCATAGTAGGTCTACGCAGCCACGAAGGGGCAATGGTTCAAAAAGTTGCAAAAAGTATAGGAGTCGAAGCCAAGATAATCAAGGGTCTTAGTCCAATCTCGTCAACCCAGATACGTGTGGATCAGCAGATCCGTAGCAGAGACACCCCGCCAGCAGTCTCAAACTACATACTTCAAAACAACCTCTACCCCTAA
- a CDS encoding aminotransferase class V-fold PLP-dependent enzyme → MKYLFYDDYSEGVAPQILDYIAQNNFDQQSGYCNDDYSKLASDRIKQAFGLPDAAVHFLPNGTITNVVGLVSMLKPYEGVISVVSGHINTHEAGAIEATGHKILWVSSSDGKLTPELIEEANSRHEDEHTVMTRVVYVTQPTELGTLYSKAELESVVRKAKSLGLYVFLDGARLAAALVSPVCDISIMDYGSLGIDMFYLGGTKNGGLYGEAMVIVNRQLQENFRYHIKQRGALMAKGRIIGQQFARFFGNDRLYLQLAKNAYDCAKRLSDGLVELGVDISPTGTNQLFPILDNETISKLSESYGFYVWSKVDSTHSQIRLVTSWSCTLGVIDEFLKDLKAILQS, encoded by the coding sequence ATGAAATATCTATTTTATGATGACTATTCAGAAGGCGTAGCGCCACAGATCTTGGATTACATCGCACAGAATAATTTTGATCAACAGTCAGGTTATTGTAACGATGACTATAGCAAGTTAGCCTCAGATCGAATTAAACAAGCGTTTGGGCTGCCAGATGCGGCTGTGCATTTTTTGCCAAATGGGACTATAACTAACGTAGTCGGTTTAGTTTCAATGCTTAAGCCGTATGAGGGAGTGATAAGCGTTGTCAGCGGGCACATAAACACTCACGAAGCTGGAGCAATAGAAGCAACAGGACACAAGATCCTGTGGGTAAGTAGTAGCGACGGCAAACTTACTCCCGAGTTAATCGAGGAGGCAAACTCAAGGCATGAAGATGAGCACACCGTGATGACAAGGGTGGTCTATGTAACTCAGCCGACCGAGCTTGGTACGTTGTACTCAAAAGCGGAACTCGAATCAGTTGTGCGTAAGGCCAAAAGTTTAGGACTGTACGTTTTCTTAGACGGAGCAAGGTTAGCTGCGGCTCTGGTTTCACCAGTCTGCGACATTTCAATAATGGACTACGGCAGTCTGGGCATAGACATGTTTTACCTAGGTGGGACAAAAAACGGCGGTTTGTATGGTGAGGCAATGGTTATAGTAAACAGGCAGTTACAAGAAAACTTCCGTTACCATATTAAACAGCGGGGCGCTCTTATGGCCAAAGGCAGGATCATTGGTCAGCAATTTGCGCGGTTTTTTGGTAATGACAGACTATATTTGCAGTTGGCCAAAAACGCTTATGACTGTGCGAAGAGATTGTCAGACGGTCTGGTAGAACTTGGTGTTGACATATCGCCAACAGGTACAAATCAACTTTTTCCGATTTTAGACAACGAGACTATTAGCAAACTTTCAGAGTCTTACGGCTTCTATGTTTGGTCAAAAGTTGACAGCACTCACTCACAAATTCGGCTAGTCACTTCTTGGTCATGCACTTTAGGAGTAATAGACGAATTCCTAAAAGATCTAAAAGCTATTTTACAGTCCTAG
- a CDS encoding cation:proton antiporter, protein MHASLFSELSLVIVVGTLVALFMRLIRQPMIIGHILTGLLVGPTLLNLIHSPETIDVFSEFGIALLLFIVGLGLNPRIIREVGRIAAAIALAKIAVSTGVGFVLANYMGFATRDALFVGIGLSFSSTIIILKLLADKKELTRLYGKISIGFLLIEDIIATFALLVTAASSAGGLSVGDFLGLIVKFLALVVGMVIVRMVVINNMKQIIAKSQDFLFLFAIGWALGVAALFQKAGFSLEIGALLAGVVMASLPYAQEISSRLKILRDFFIVLFFIGLGSHLELSNISQLLPKAGLLSLAVLVGNPIIVMTVMGLSGYTKKTSFRTGLTGSQVSEFSLILLLLANRTGQISQEVVSLVTLVALITIAFSTYMMLYSDKLYFVFEKYLQLFERKHAKERKEKNEIYDLVLVGYQKGGHEFLDSFSQMKKRYVVIDYDPNIIDHLERHGEHCIYGDVTDPELLEEINLEKSMLVVSTISDLGTDLYLAQWLEKHNEKAVFIVTASSAVEATELYEAGASYVVLPHYIGTEKITNFLMKSGLKKSEYKKFKDKHLSYLASQASREESAERKIIGRGMLDRMLELANKTIPNKK, encoded by the coding sequence ATGCATGCTTCTCTATTTTCTGAACTGAGCCTAGTCATCGTTGTTGGTACATTGGTGGCGCTTTTTATGCGCCTTATCCGCCAACCAATGATCATCGGTCACATTTTGACTGGCCTTTTGGTAGGGCCGACACTGCTCAACTTAATTCATTCTCCAGAAACAATTGATGTCTTCTCAGAGTTCGGCATTGCACTACTACTGTTTATTGTTGGTCTCGGCTTAAACCCGCGTATTATTCGAGAGGTTGGTAGAATAGCCGCCGCTATCGCACTTGCAAAAATTGCCGTATCTACGGGAGTTGGCTTTGTGCTGGCAAATTATATGGGCTTTGCCACTCGTGATGCACTTTTTGTAGGTATTGGTTTGTCATTCAGCTCAACAATTATTATATTGAAGCTGCTCGCCGACAAAAAAGAGCTAACCAGGCTATACGGCAAAATCTCAATTGGTTTCTTGTTGATTGAGGACATCATCGCAACATTTGCTCTGCTGGTAACGGCAGCATCTAGCGCTGGGGGGCTTTCGGTTGGAGACTTTTTGGGGCTAATAGTCAAATTCTTGGCGTTGGTTGTCGGGATGGTAATAGTCAGAATGGTTGTTATCAACAACATGAAGCAAATTATCGCCAAGAGTCAGGACTTTCTTTTCCTGTTTGCAATAGGCTGGGCGCTTGGAGTGGCAGCTCTTTTTCAAAAAGCTGGTTTCAGCCTCGAAATAGGTGCACTGCTAGCGGGAGTAGTCATGGCTTCACTGCCTTACGCTCAAGAGATCTCGTCTCGCCTCAAAATCCTGCGCGATTTTTTCATTGTGCTGTTTTTCATAGGACTTGGATCGCACTTGGAGCTATCAAACATCAGCCAACTGCTGCCTAAAGCCGGTCTGCTATCGCTTGCCGTTCTGGTTGGTAATCCTATTATTGTAATGACGGTTATGGGACTTTCGGGCTATACCAAAAAAACTAGTTTCCGCACCGGCTTAACTGGCTCTCAGGTCAGTGAATTCTCACTTATACTACTGCTACTAGCCAATCGTACCGGCCAGATTAGTCAAGAAGTTGTCTCACTCGTAACACTCGTTGCGTTAATCACGATCGCCTTCTCGACATATATGATGCTTTACTCCGATAAACTATATTTTGTTTTTGAAAAGTACCTGCAGCTCTTTGAGCGCAAACACGCCAAAGAACGCAAAGAAAAAAATGAGATCTACGACCTAGTTTTAGTTGGCTATCAAAAAGGAGGCCACGAATTTCTTGACTCGTTTTCTCAGATGAAAAAGCGCTACGTTGTCATAGACTACGACCCAAATATCATCGACCACCTCGAGCGACATGGTGAACACTGTATTTATGGTGACGTTACTGACCCTGAACTGCTAGAAGAAATAAACCTCGAAAAATCAATGTTGGTTGTGTCAACTATTTCTGATCTTGGCACTGATCTTTACTTAGCTCAGTGGCTAGAGAAGCACAACGAAAAAGCCGTCTTCATCGTAACTGCAAGTAGCGCTGTCGAGGCAACTGAACTTTACGAAGCCGGAGCCAGTTACGTAGTTTTACCACATTACATTGGTACTGAGAAGATCACTAACTTCTTGATGAAATCTGGTCTAAAAAAGAGCGAATACAAAAAGTTCAAAGACAAACACCTAAGCTATCTAGCTAGTCAAGCCAGCCGCGAAGAATCAGCCGAGCGTAAGATCATAGGCCGTGGCATGCTCGATAGGATGCTCGAGCTCGCCAACAAAACAATCCCAAATAAGAAGTAG
- a CDS encoding thioredoxin domain-containing protein gives MKRFLTIIAIVAVGVAALLILGRKDTQTPNSSDSSSNSTSSISKRTVGTGPVEVVEFADFQCPGCGSFYPIVKQVKEQNKEKITFKFKHFPLQSIHTNARAAARATEAAANQNKFFEMHDILYENQASWSSSNNAPAIFEQYASQIGLNLEKYKSDVASSAVNDSINADLKEAQDKKLSGTPTIFIDGKEFDTKDIQTVESFTKAIDDALAAKPKS, from the coding sequence ATGAAAAGATTTCTTACTATTATCGCAATTGTAGCAGTAGGCGTAGCAGCGCTTTTGATTTTAGGCAGAAAAGACACCCAAACACCAAATAGCAGCGACTCATCAAGTAATTCTACGTCGAGTATCTCAAAAAGGACTGTCGGTACCGGGCCTGTTGAGGTTGTAGAATTTGCCGACTTTCAATGTCCTGGCTGTGGCTCTTTCTACCCAATAGTTAAGCAGGTTAAAGAACAGAATAAAGAAAAGATCACCTTTAAGTTCAAGCACTTCCCGCTCCAAAGTATCCATACCAACGCCAGAGCCGCCGCTAGAGCTACCGAAGCCGCTGCGAACCAAAATAAATTCTTTGAAATGCACGATATCTTGTATGAGAATCAGGCTAGCTGGTCAAGTTCAAACAACGCTCCAGCCATTTTTGAGCAATACGCCTCTCAGATAGGTCTTAATTTGGAAAAGTACAAGTCAGATGTTGCAAGTAGCGCTGTTAACGATAGCATTAACGCTGACCTTAAAGAAGCTCAGGATAAAAAGCTAAGCGGTACTCCAACCATCTTTATTGATGGTAAAGAATTTGATACCAAAGATATTCAAACTGTTGAAAGTTTCACCAAAGCCATCGATGACGCTTTGGCAGCCAAACCAAAGAGCTAA
- the aspS gene encoding aspartate--tRNA(Asn) ligase, whose product MERTLSNQLKTKVGSQAIVKGWLHKKRLLGGLTFISLRDRDGLTQILIENKDEVEKLRGLQVGTVLEVRGNVIEEPRAPGGAEIHEPVVTVMVPVTYEPPVEIDKPISHEGEALETLLDHRVVTLRNLRETAVFKIQDRIMEAAREYFYQNGFTEMKTPKLLAKPTEGGAEVFTMDYFGQTASLAQSAQFYKQIMVGVFERVFEMGGTYRAEPSATSRHMTEYVTIDCEMGFIDFPELREFAHGLLKYVVDRVWEQCANELKLWNATKPILSENHVAIPMHEVHELYTKATGTSTIGEEDLRPDEERWICEWAKKNKGSEAVFVTEWPVASMKFYHKTEDGNPEIAERSDFLFRGIEIMTCPMREHRYDKLVEQMKKQGLNPDEDGYKAYLSAFKFGLPPHGGFGLGLERLTARVIGLKNVKEASLFPRDINRLAP is encoded by the coding sequence ATGGAACGAACATTATCTAACCAATTAAAAACTAAGGTTGGCTCGCAAGCGATTGTCAAAGGTTGGCTGCACAAAAAACGCTTACTTGGCGGACTAACATTTATCTCACTGCGTGATCGAGATGGACTAACTCAAATATTGATCGAGAACAAAGACGAAGTAGAAAAACTTCGAGGTTTGCAGGTAGGCACAGTGCTAGAGGTACGCGGTAATGTCATTGAAGAACCGCGTGCACCAGGCGGCGCTGAGATTCACGAGCCAGTTGTAACAGTGATGGTGCCGGTGACTTATGAGCCACCGGTCGAAATCGACAAGCCCATTAGCCACGAGGGCGAGGCGCTGGAGACTTTACTAGACCACAGAGTAGTTACCTTAAGAAACTTGCGCGAAACCGCCGTTTTTAAAATTCAAGACCGTATTATGGAAGCTGCTCGTGAGTACTTCTACCAGAACGGTTTTACGGAGATGAAAACACCAAAGCTACTTGCCAAGCCAACCGAAGGCGGCGCCGAAGTATTCACGATGGATTACTTTGGTCAAACTGCCTCACTAGCTCAAAGTGCTCAGTTTTATAAGCAAATTATGGTTGGCGTTTTTGAGCGAGTTTTTGAGATGGGCGGTACTTACCGCGCTGAGCCTTCGGCCACTAGCCGGCACATGACCGAATATGTGACTATCGATTGTGAAATGGGCTTTATTGATTTCCCGGAACTGCGTGAGTTTGCGCATGGCTTACTCAAATATGTTGTCGACCGAGTTTGGGAACAATGCGCTAATGAGCTGAAGCTTTGGAACGCTACCAAGCCAATTCTAAGTGAAAATCATGTAGCTATACCAATGCACGAGGTTCATGAGCTTTATACCAAAGCCACTGGAACTTCAACTATCGGCGAGGAAGATTTGCGCCCAGACGAAGAACGCTGGATCTGTGAGTGGGCCAAGAAAAACAAGGGTAGCGAAGCCGTGTTTGTGACCGAGTGGCCAGTTGCCAGCATGAAGTTCTACCACAAAACAGAAGATGGCAATCCTGAAATTGCAGAGCGAAGCGACTTCTTGTTCCGTGGCATCGAGATTATGACTTGCCCTATGCGCGAACACCGCTATGACAAACTGGTAGAGCAGATGAAAAAGCAGGGGCTTAACCCAGACGAGGATGGCTATAAGGCGTATCTGTCGGCATTTAAGTTTGGTCTGCCACCGCACGGTGGTTTTGGGCTGGGTCTAGAGCGTTTGACTGCTAGAGTCATCGGGCTCAAAAACGTTAAGGAAGCCTCGCTCTTTCCACGCGACATTAACCGCCTCGCACCGTGA
- a CDS encoding AEC family transporter has translation MSVFVTLILKLLPIYIVIGLGFWLTRLHKLDKDTLVKILIYLIAPVVIFSGVYSLDLSGKLLLVPLIFFCISSCLATLSFVINKKFKPQSMRGILAFTAGSGNTGYFGLPVAIALFGDSIIGLAVLLTFGFVMYENTVGFFLAARGGYSARESINKLLHLPMLYAFLLALILNFMNISLGSVYENFVPNFRGAYVILGSFVVGAALAGFRRHHVDLPALKRAFIFKFILWPIVVGLLIVLDKNYWQIFNDINNLYNVSFLISLVPLAANTVAYATLLKTEPEKTAFMVFISTIFAIIYIPLMTTYVLPAIT, from the coding sequence GTGAGCGTTTTTGTCACACTAATACTAAAACTTTTACCGATTTACATTGTTATCGGGCTAGGTTTCTGGCTTACAAGATTACATAAATTAGATAAAGATACTTTAGTCAAAATTCTAATTTATTTAATTGCGCCAGTTGTAATATTTAGCGGGGTATACTCGCTGGATTTGAGCGGTAAATTACTTTTAGTTCCGTTAATATTCTTTTGTATCAGCTCTTGTTTAGCAACTTTGTCTTTTGTAATAAATAAAAAGTTTAAACCACAAAGTATGCGTGGCATATTGGCGTTCACGGCCGGCAGTGGTAATACTGGCTATTTTGGTTTGCCGGTAGCTATTGCTTTATTTGGTGACTCGATAATTGGTTTAGCAGTGCTTTTGACCTTTGGGTTTGTGATGTACGAAAACACCGTCGGCTTCTTTTTGGCAGCTAGGGGCGGCTACTCTGCTCGGGAAAGCATCAATAAATTACTGCATTTGCCGATGCTCTATGCATTTTTACTTGCTCTAATTCTGAATTTCATGAATATAAGTTTAGGTAGTGTATATGAGAATTTTGTTCCGAATTTTAGGGGTGCGTACGTAATTTTGGGATCTTTTGTAGTTGGGGCTGCTCTGGCAGGTTTTAGGCGGCACCACGTCGATTTGCCAGCCTTGAAACGAGCTTTCATATTTAAATTCATATTGTGGCCAATCGTGGTTGGTTTACTGATAGTGTTAGATAAAAACTATTGGCAAATATTCAATGATATTAACAATCTATATAACGTTAGTTTCTTGATATCTTTAGTGCCACTAGCCGCTAATACAGTAGCCTATGCCACATTACTAAAAACTGAACCAGAAAAAACTGCGTTTATGGTCTTTATTAGTACTATCTTTGCAATAATTTACATACCGTTAATGACAACATACGTTTTACCAGCAATAACATGA
- the def gene encoding peptide deformylase yields the protein MKNSQVTQFGEPILRQNSNKVNPKEIESSTVQNLISLLAATLADKKLGVGLVAPQIGISVAVAVIRIHPTKIRPEVDALDLNIINPKVTKTFGRKMQMWEGCISSGAGKAGLFAKVPRYKRIELEYYDENAKKHTKAFEGLPAHVIQHEVDHLNGILFVDRVVDSKTYMTYQAYKKAKVKNLLD from the coding sequence ATGAAGAATTCACAGGTAACTCAGTTTGGTGAACCAATCTTACGCCAAAACTCTAACAAGGTTAATCCAAAAGAAATAGAGAGCTCCACTGTTCAAAACTTGATTAGTCTTTTGGCTGCGACATTGGCAGATAAAAAGCTAGGTGTTGGTTTGGTGGCTCCGCAAATTGGTATTAGCGTGGCAGTTGCTGTGATAAGAATCCACCCTACCAAAATTCGACCAGAGGTCGATGCCTTAGATCTAAATATAATTAACCCTAAAGTTACTAAAACTTTTGGGCGTAAAATGCAGATGTGGGAGGGTTGTATTAGCAGTGGCGCCGGCAAGGCTGGGCTGTTTGCCAAAGTGCCAAGGTATAAAAGAATTGAGCTAGAGTACTATGACGAAAATGCAAAAAAACACACAAAAGCTTTTGAGGGGTTGCCTGCTCATGTTATACAGCACGAAGTCGACCATTTAAATGGCATTTTGTTTGTTGACAGGGTGGTTGACTCAAAAACGTACATGACCTATCAAGCATACAAGAAGGCCAAAGTTAAAAACCTGCTAGACTAG